In Persicimonas caeni, a single window of DNA contains:
- a CDS encoding serine/threonine-protein kinase — MTTRPQAKKKRHGTQPLDAPQSLVGRVLDGRYRLVEVLSRGGMGIVFEAVQLSVNRKIAVKILRPTLSNETDLVQRFSQEIEVVASLRHPHVVSLIDAGRDAGGLTYLAMEYVEGQTFRQALKTGELSLPEILDVLIQTCDALMEAHDAGIIHRDLKFDNIMLSRHKDERLHIKILDFGVAKLLSRDLNLTRSGQVPGTPGIIAPELIDERPPTPRSDLYSLGVLLYTALCGEAPFTADNDLELMRAHKFEEVPRLEERINVPVPPELLDLTYTLLEKLPQHRPESAQQVRDRLEVISRRLRQNGRTDVYEPTAEGYELRDGDWPDSKPYFDREFDLETGEWEYRKKKREDMGLFERFARAFFGDEPVVAPTTVVVGLALLLFILLLALLYMVAPGLIEPFFQKQ; from the coding sequence ATGACCACCCGACCTCAAGCCAAAAAGAAGCGCCACGGCACCCAGCCGCTCGACGCGCCCCAGTCGTTGGTCGGGCGTGTGCTCGATGGGCGCTATCGGCTCGTCGAGGTGCTCTCGCGCGGCGGGATGGGCATTGTGTTCGAGGCGGTGCAGCTGAGCGTCAACCGCAAGATCGCCGTCAAGATCTTGCGTCCGACGTTGTCCAACGAGACCGACTTGGTCCAACGATTCTCCCAAGAGATCGAGGTCGTCGCCTCGCTGCGCCATCCCCATGTCGTCTCGTTGATCGACGCCGGCCGAGACGCCGGCGGGCTGACCTACCTGGCCATGGAGTACGTCGAGGGGCAAACCTTCCGCCAGGCGCTCAAGACCGGGGAGTTGAGCTTGCCCGAGATCTTGGATGTGCTCATCCAGACTTGTGACGCGCTCATGGAGGCGCACGACGCCGGTATCATCCACCGCGATCTCAAGTTCGACAATATCATGCTGTCGCGCCACAAAGACGAGCGGCTGCATATCAAGATCTTGGACTTCGGGGTCGCCAAGTTGCTTTCGCGAGACCTCAATCTGACCCGAAGCGGCCAGGTTCCCGGCACCCCCGGCATCATCGCGCCCGAGCTGATCGACGAGCGCCCACCCACGCCGCGAAGCGATCTCTACAGCTTGGGCGTGCTCCTCTACACAGCGTTGTGCGGCGAGGCCCCTTTTACCGCCGACAACGATTTGGAGTTGATGCGCGCCCACAAGTTCGAAGAGGTGCCTCGCCTCGAAGAGCGGATCAATGTGCCAGTGCCGCCCGAGCTGCTCGACCTGACGTACACGCTGCTCGAGAAGCTCCCGCAACATCGACCCGAGAGCGCCCAGCAGGTGCGCGACCGGTTGGAAGTGATCTCGCGTCGGCTGCGCCAAAATGGACGCACCGATGTGTATGAGCCCACGGCCGAGGGCTACGAGCTTCGAGACGGCGACTGGCCCGATTCAAAACCCTATTTCGATCGGGAGTTCGACCTGGAGACGGGCGAGTGGGAGTATCGCAAGAAGAAGCGCGAGGACATGGGGCTCTTCGAGCGGTTTGCGCGCGCTTTCTTCGGCGACGAGCCGGTCGTGGCGCCCACGACGGTGGTGGTTGGCTTGGCCTTGTTGCTCTTTATCCTGTTGCTCGCGCTTCTGTATATGGTGGCGCCGGGATTGATCGAGCCGTTTTTCCAGAAGCAATAG
- a CDS encoding M16 family metallopeptidase, whose product MELTRYELDNGMKVLLHRAAAAPVVACNVWVGVGSADEEPEEAGLAHVHEHMLFKGTDNRQVGELAREVEAAGGHINAFTSFDQTCYYVVMSSRYFETGLDILADAIQNSSFDADELERELEVIQEEIKRGKDNPSREASLKLFETAYAEHPYRLPVIGTSESVDSFGRDDVLDFFHKHYVPENMALVLVGDFEIDEAKDLVEKYFGGFENGGYTPRERAPEPKQTEFRGWAAGDDINQAHLRVGFHIPHATHDDIPALDLLGAILGYGDSSHLFQTIQREQQLVNSIYSGAYTPKDAGLFMVSAQYQLPEEGRSDTDVLGAIMKEVFRFRDVRPSLVDLERARTIIESQEIYGKQTVQGLAMKVGRYQMVTGDPQYEQVYYEALAQVTPEDIRRVAREYLTPDNCTVVLSHPEMHGEVTVDELEETTRKAREASESEHVKERVELDEEGFARVKLPGGPTLVIQEDHSVETFSARALCLGGLRYENVDNNGINSLLSELVDKGTLNWSAEEIAHRVESMAGSLKGLAGRNSFGLSMSGLSQFFERSFELFAGCLLESTIPDDEFEREKRLQLEYIRSRRDKLGAVNYEQFCAGFFAPHPYSMPSDGSEASIEALSADDVRAYYKSLINPQDMVLVVVGDIDSELVEQLAERYFSGHDTGESLAPEIPEPGELNKAQLVVSDLEKEQAHIICGFQTPSLDHDDKYPLEVLYAILSGQGGRLFYELRDKQSLAYSVGARMVFGLDTSAFVITIGTSPEKIEQAVEGIVREVRKLHDGTITEDEVARAKRYLAGSHDIGLQKNSARSLSVGLDELYGLGYKRSLDYGERIEAIEVADVERVVDAYLDPERMLVSIVKPEACEVPDDLLTRVLEE is encoded by the coding sequence GTGGAATTGACTCGCTATGAACTGGATAACGGAATGAAGGTGCTGTTGCACCGTGCGGCGGCCGCGCCGGTCGTCGCCTGCAACGTGTGGGTTGGCGTGGGTAGTGCCGACGAGGAGCCCGAAGAGGCGGGCCTGGCCCACGTGCACGAGCACATGCTCTTCAAAGGCACCGACAACCGCCAGGTCGGCGAGCTGGCCCGTGAGGTGGAGGCCGCCGGCGGCCACATCAACGCGTTCACCTCCTTCGATCAGACCTGCTATTACGTGGTCATGAGCAGCCGGTACTTCGAGACCGGCCTCGATATTCTGGCCGACGCCATCCAGAACTCCTCGTTCGACGCCGACGAGCTGGAGCGCGAACTGGAGGTCATCCAAGAGGAGATCAAGCGCGGCAAAGACAACCCGTCGCGCGAAGCGAGCCTCAAGCTGTTCGAGACGGCCTACGCCGAGCACCCGTATCGGCTGCCGGTCATCGGCACCAGCGAGTCGGTCGACTCGTTTGGGCGCGACGACGTGCTCGACTTCTTCCACAAGCACTACGTGCCCGAGAATATGGCGCTGGTGCTTGTGGGGGACTTCGAGATCGACGAGGCCAAAGATCTCGTCGAGAAGTACTTCGGCGGGTTCGAAAACGGCGGGTACACCCCGCGTGAGCGGGCTCCCGAGCCCAAGCAGACCGAGTTTCGCGGATGGGCGGCCGGCGACGACATCAATCAGGCGCATCTTCGCGTCGGGTTTCATATCCCGCACGCGACCCACGACGATATCCCCGCGCTCGATCTTTTGGGGGCGATCTTGGGTTACGGAGACTCCTCGCACCTGTTCCAGACGATCCAGCGCGAGCAGCAGCTGGTCAATTCGATCTACTCGGGAGCGTACACCCCCAAAGATGCCGGTCTGTTCATGGTCTCGGCGCAGTACCAGCTGCCCGAGGAGGGACGATCGGACACCGACGTGCTGGGCGCGATCATGAAGGAAGTCTTCCGCTTCCGTGATGTACGCCCGAGCCTGGTCGACCTGGAGCGGGCGCGAACGATCATCGAAAGCCAGGAAATCTACGGCAAGCAGACCGTCCAAGGCCTGGCGATGAAGGTCGGGCGCTACCAGATGGTCACCGGCGACCCCCAGTACGAGCAGGTCTATTACGAGGCGCTCGCCCAGGTCACCCCCGAAGATATTCGGCGCGTGGCCCGCGAGTATCTGACGCCGGACAATTGCACGGTGGTGTTGAGTCATCCGGAGATGCACGGCGAAGTGACCGTCGATGAACTCGAAGAGACGACCCGCAAGGCGCGTGAAGCCTCCGAAAGCGAGCACGTCAAAGAGCGCGTCGAGCTCGACGAAGAGGGCTTTGCGCGTGTGAAGCTTCCGGGGGGCCCGACGCTGGTCATCCAGGAAGATCACAGCGTCGAGACTTTCTCGGCGCGCGCGTTGTGCCTGGGCGGGCTTCGCTACGAAAACGTCGACAACAACGGCATCAACAGCCTGCTGAGTGAGCTCGTCGACAAGGGGACGCTCAACTGGAGCGCCGAGGAGATCGCCCACCGCGTCGAGTCGATGGCCGGGTCGCTCAAAGGCTTGGCCGGCCGCAACTCCTTTGGCCTGTCGATGTCGGGGTTGAGCCAATTCTTCGAGCGGAGCTTCGAGCTGTTCGCCGGCTGTCTGCTCGAGTCGACGATCCCCGATGACGAGTTCGAGCGCGAAAAGCGCCTGCAGCTCGAGTATATCCGCAGCCGACGCGACAAGCTCGGCGCGGTCAACTACGAGCAGTTTTGCGCGGGCTTCTTTGCTCCGCACCCCTACAGCATGCCGTCGGACGGCTCTGAAGCGTCGATCGAGGCGCTGTCGGCCGACGACGTGCGCGCCTACTACAAGAGCCTGATCAATCCGCAGGACATGGTGCTGGTTGTGGTGGGCGACATCGACAGCGAACTCGTCGAGCAACTCGCCGAGCGCTACTTCAGCGGCCACGACACCGGCGAGTCACTCGCGCCCGAGATCCCGGAGCCCGGCGAGTTGAACAAGGCGCAACTGGTGGTGAGCGACCTCGAAAAGGAGCAGGCGCATATCATCTGCGGCTTCCAGACCCCGTCGCTCGACCACGACGACAAATACCCCTTGGAAGTGCTCTACGCGATCTTGTCGGGGCAGGGCGGCCGGCTGTTCTACGAGCTTCGCGACAAGCAAAGCCTCGCCTACAGCGTCGGGGCGCGCATGGTCTTCGGGCTGGATACGAGCGCCTTCGTCATCACGATCGGCACCAGCCCCGAGAAGATCGAGCAGGCCGTCGAGGGCATCGTGCGTGAGGTTCGAAAGCTTCACGACGGCACGATCACCGAAGACGAAGTCGCCCGCGCCAAGCGTTACCTGGCCGGCAGCCACGACATCGGCCTGCAGAAGAACTCGGCGCGTTCGCTCAGCGTCGGTTTGGATGAGTTGTACGGGCTGGGCTACAAGCGCTCGCTCGACTACGGCGAGCGCATCGAGGCGATCGAGGTCGCCGACGTCGAGCGTGTGGTCGACGCGTACCTCGACCCGGAGCGCATGCTCGTGTCGATCGTCAAACCGGAGGCGTGTGAGGTGCCCGACGACCTGTTGACGCGGGTCTTGGAAGAATAA
- a CDS encoding polysaccharide deacetylase family protein: MPQLPTAYIDRLYSPPPRRARDGMGVDALASLVEALADADVHAPAVTSLMRGKLSFDDAPSALFVLADCRLQALADWAGSLAAATYTSIVGCSLADIGTTGYPDAKDAPLLTGHGMVLASRGVSGTPLVGMSLQSLRAELERSRHELSEMAGYGVRILMPAPSTLGTAVDGLVLEEARRAGYKLVLSPGRSVTELTERPTNGADPVQTLQYRTVRTDDSPEHLRDWILGKGLSRQVAQVRDLVNRPRRILSRFGIE, encoded by the coding sequence ATGCCCCAGTTGCCAACCGCGTATATCGACCGGCTGTACTCGCCCCCTCCTCGGCGTGCGCGAGATGGCATGGGCGTCGACGCGTTGGCCAGCCTGGTCGAAGCACTTGCCGACGCTGACGTCCACGCGCCGGCGGTGACCTCTCTGATGCGCGGAAAATTGTCGTTCGACGACGCCCCGTCGGCGCTCTTCGTGCTCGCCGACTGTCGCCTGCAGGCGCTGGCCGACTGGGCCGGCTCGCTGGCGGCGGCGACCTACACATCGATCGTCGGCTGCTCGCTCGCCGATATAGGCACAACGGGCTATCCGGACGCCAAAGACGCCCCGTTGTTGACCGGTCACGGCATGGTACTCGCCAGCCGCGGCGTCAGCGGAACCCCCCTGGTCGGCATGTCGCTTCAATCGCTTCGCGCCGAGCTCGAACGGAGCCGCCACGAGCTATCGGAGATGGCCGGTTATGGCGTGCGCATTCTCATGCCGGCGCCCTCGACGCTCGGCACGGCCGTCGACGGCCTCGTCCTCGAGGAAGCTCGACGCGCCGGCTACAAGCTGGTGCTTAGCCCCGGAAGGTCGGTTACCGAGCTCACCGAGCGCCCCACAAATGGCGCCGATCCCGTCCAAACGCTCCAATACCGCACCGTGCGTACCGACGACTCACCCGAGCACCTGCGCGACTGGATCTTGGGCAAAGGTCTGTCGCGCCAAGTTGCCCAGGTACGCGATCTGGTCAACCGGCCGCGCCGCATCTTGTCGCGGTTTGGTATCGAGTGA
- a CDS encoding tetratricopeptide repeat protein: MAITPRTIFTSPASATVATVSLLAFSAVGTLAYKVAQQNTPDAPQVYEYHATESCSGIREVLGQNKTGWSETDWLVYASCFEQKNNSRMAMTVASQGLHYYPASEPLYNLKGYHQIVLGEHEQAVDTLEKGLRSVGNPSNGVMENNLAWAGLWVPREMDRNRARVLYKRALRRNASSCETLHTGLWVEYAIAREARGIEKGHALQNFHDLRRRYDRCQNRIESGEWKTLVEVVGATVLFQDVDENLSVTDSDERDGTDELHRVTQELRENYRGVSIDALCREAMPLASTHHLCKDAVGEAVNELRTEEFEVEKVRTPKREGVMQMRSAGGGGGGCVRTN, encoded by the coding sequence ATGGCGATCACTCCACGCACCATCTTCACCAGCCCCGCCTCGGCGACGGTAGCGACGGTTTCGTTGCTCGCGTTTTCGGCGGTGGGCACGCTGGCCTACAAGGTAGCCCAGCAAAACACCCCCGACGCCCCGCAGGTTTACGAATACCACGCGACCGAGTCGTGTAGCGGTATTCGTGAAGTGCTCGGTCAGAATAAGACCGGGTGGTCGGAGACCGACTGGCTCGTCTACGCGAGTTGCTTCGAGCAGAAGAACAACTCGCGCATGGCGATGACCGTGGCGTCGCAGGGACTGCATTATTATCCGGCGAGTGAGCCGCTATACAACCTGAAAGGCTACCACCAGATCGTGCTCGGCGAGCACGAGCAGGCCGTCGACACCCTCGAGAAGGGCCTGCGTAGTGTGGGCAACCCGTCCAACGGCGTCATGGAGAACAACCTGGCGTGGGCCGGCCTGTGGGTGCCTCGTGAGATGGACCGCAACCGGGCGCGTGTGCTCTACAAGCGCGCATTGCGTCGCAACGCGTCCTCCTGCGAGACGCTGCACACCGGGCTGTGGGTCGAGTACGCCATCGCTCGTGAGGCGCGCGGCATCGAAAAGGGCCACGCCCTGCAGAACTTCCACGATCTGCGCCGGCGCTACGATCGCTGCCAGAACCGCATCGAGAGCGGCGAGTGGAAGACGCTCGTCGAGGTGGTCGGCGCCACGGTCCTCTTCCAAGACGTCGATGAGAACCTGAGCGTGACCGACTCCGATGAGCGAGACGGCACCGACGAGCTGCACCGCGTCACCCAGGAGCTCCGTGAGAATTATCGCGGTGTCTCCATCGACGCGCTGTGCCGCGAGGCGATGCCGCTGGCGAGCACCCACCACCTGTGCAAGGACGCAGTGGGCGAGGCGGTCAACGAACTTCGCACCGAGGAGTTCGAGGTCGAGAAGGTTCGCACTCCGAAACGCGAAGGCGTCATGCAAATGCGCAGCGCTGGCGGCGGAGGCGGAGGCTGCGTACGCACAAACTGA